One Gloeothece verrucosa PCC 7822 DNA window includes the following coding sequences:
- the rpsU gene encoding 30S ribosomal protein S21: protein MAQIIVGQNEGIESALRRFKKEVSQAGIFPDLKKHRHFETPIEKRKRKAIARQKERRRFSSRYRKKGTR, encoded by the coding sequence GTGGCCCAAATTATTGTTGGACAAAACGAAGGCATAGAGTCAGCGTTACGTCGATTTAAAAAGGAAGTTTCCCAAGCCGGCATTTTTCCTGATCTAAAAAAACATAGACATTTTGAAACGCCTATTGAAAAACGTAAACGAAAAGCGATCGCCAGACAAAAAGAACGTCGTCGGTTCTCTTCTCGCTATCGCAAAAAAGGAACTCGCTAA
- a CDS encoding RNA recognition motif domain-containing protein has protein sequence MSIYVGNLPYQVTQDDIKEVFGEYGTVKQVKLPIDRESGRVRGFAFVDLDSDAEETKAIEALDGAEWMGRELKVSKARPRQDKRPSSGGSFNKGGYSGGGGSRGGGGAGGGGGRRY, from the coding sequence ATGTCAATCTATGTGGGAAATCTTCCCTACCAAGTAACTCAAGATGATATTAAGGAAGTCTTTGGAGAATATGGAACAGTAAAACAAGTCAAACTGCCAATAGATCGAGAGTCGGGGAGAGTCCGAGGCTTTGCTTTTGTAGATTTAGACTCAGATGCAGAAGAAACCAAAGCAATAGAAGCCTTAGATGGCGCAGAATGGATGGGGCGAGAATTAAAAGTCAGCAAAGCTAGACCTCGTCAAGATAAACGCCCTTCGTCAGGAGGAAGCTTTAATAAAGGAGGTTATTCCGGTGGTGGCGGAAGTCGCGGCGGTGGCGGTGCTGGTGGTGGTGGCGGTCGTCGCTATTAA
- a CDS encoding DUF4168 domain-containing protein, whose translation MLFKSQKKFQKKAVTTISVMIASCAFCWLNPAQAQTVVSQTHIAQASASNISNAELEQFVKVHAQLVAIDKQTTQQMIDVIQQEGMTIDRFNVIGNWIINSTDSKEAPTPPVSQAEMESFKKVVAKITPLQEQAEAKMKQVFATEKFEVERYKQIFEAVRTDPKLQNQVQQMLQK comes from the coding sequence ATGTTATTCAAAAGCCAGAAAAAGTTCCAAAAAAAAGCCGTGACCACTATCAGTGTGATGATCGCATCCTGTGCATTTTGTTGGCTCAATCCGGCTCAAGCTCAAACCGTTGTCTCTCAAACACACATAGCTCAGGCATCAGCATCTAATATTAGCAACGCTGAACTTGAACAATTTGTTAAGGTTCATGCACAGTTAGTGGCCATTGATAAGCAAACGACACAACAAATGATTGACGTTATTCAACAAGAAGGAATGACGATAGATCGTTTTAACGTTATTGGGAATTGGATCATAAATTCTACAGATTCTAAAGAAGCCCCCACCCCTCCGGTCAGTCAAGCAGAAATGGAAAGTTTTAAAAAAGTTGTCGCAAAAATTACTCCACTTCAAGAACAAGCCGAAGCTAAGATGAAACAAGTTTTTGCCACAGAAAAATTCGAAGTTGAAAGATATAAACAAATTTTTGAAGCCGTTCGGACTGACCCTAAGCTTCAAAATCAAGTTCAGCAGATGTTACAAAAATAA
- a CDS encoding BCD family MFS transporter — translation MSTRENNLPPVTPLTIFRLGLFNLGIGLMSVLTLAVLNRVMISELGIPATVAAGTLAISQLVAPARIWFGQMSDAKPLFGLHRSSYVRLGTLVLGIAAFLSVQVVWQLGSAIKNSGQWQWNAEILGWSTLLAGVFAIYGLAVSASSTPFTALLVDVSEEENRSKIVAIVWSMLMVGIVIGGITGKKLLSPLEQANGSISLEVLKGPINLIFTVIPLIVLVFALIATWGIEKKYSRYRLRSTVAEREDSITLATAWKVLTASRQTGFFFSFLVMVSLSLFLQEAVLEPYGGQIFGMAVGETTMLNSFWGIGILIGYGTTGFLVIPRLGKTLTTKIGCIAVAVCFGLIILAGFTSEQIVLKAAVLLFGIAAGVTTIGAISLMLDLTAAETAGTFVGAWGLAQSMSRGIATSGGGVILDLGKYLFKNPLLGYCLVFGLEALIALLAINVLKQVNIKEFQSNTKQAIASVMEGELDG, via the coding sequence ATGTCCACCCGGGAAAACAATTTACCCCCAGTCACTCCTTTGACCATATTTCGGTTAGGGTTATTTAACCTTGGCATAGGATTAATGTCTGTTCTAACGCTGGCGGTACTCAACCGGGTGATGATTTCTGAATTAGGTATCCCCGCCACCGTGGCCGCCGGAACCTTAGCCATCTCTCAATTAGTCGCCCCGGCTAGAATTTGGTTTGGCCAAATGTCCGATGCTAAACCGCTTTTTGGTCTTCATCGCAGCAGTTACGTTCGTCTAGGCACTCTGGTTTTAGGGATAGCCGCCTTCTTGTCGGTGCAAGTGGTTTGGCAACTGGGAAGCGCGATCAAAAACTCCGGACAATGGCAATGGAACGCGGAAATTCTCGGCTGGAGTACCTTACTCGCCGGGGTTTTTGCCATTTATGGGTTAGCGGTTAGCGCGAGTTCTACTCCTTTTACAGCCTTATTGGTAGATGTTTCTGAAGAAGAAAATCGCTCGAAAATAGTGGCCATTGTTTGGTCAATGTTGATGGTTGGGATTGTTATTGGCGGCATTACCGGTAAAAAGTTATTATCTCCTTTAGAACAAGCTAATGGATCGATCTCCCTGGAAGTTTTAAAAGGGCCCATAAACTTGATTTTTACGGTAATTCCTTTGATTGTTTTAGTTTTTGCCCTTATAGCCACTTGGGGAATCGAGAAAAAATATTCCCGTTACCGATTACGTTCTACCGTAGCCGAGCGCGAAGATAGTATTACCCTAGCTACAGCCTGGAAAGTTTTAACGGCAAGTCGTCAAACCGGATTCTTTTTTAGTTTTTTAGTGATGGTTAGCCTCAGTCTGTTCTTGCAAGAGGCGGTGCTAGAACCCTATGGCGGTCAGATTTTTGGGATGGCTGTGGGAGAAACCACGATGCTGAATTCTTTTTGGGGCATCGGGATTTTAATTGGCTATGGAACTACTGGCTTTTTGGTGATTCCTCGTTTAGGTAAAACCTTGACGACAAAAATCGGTTGTATCGCGGTGGCAGTCTGTTTTGGTTTAATTATTCTGGCAGGGTTTACGAGCGAACAAATCGTTCTTAAAGCGGCTGTTCTATTATTTGGCATTGCTGCCGGCGTGACCACCATAGGTGCAATTAGTTTAATGCTCGACCTCACCGCCGCAGAAACCGCAGGAACCTTTGTCGGTGCATGGGGACTCGCTCAATCTATGTCCCGAGGAATTGCTACCTCCGGTGGAGGCGTGATTTTAGATCTCGGGAAATATTTGTTCAAAAATCCCTTATTAGGCTATTGTCTGGTGTTTGGCCTAGAAGCCTTAATAGCTTTGTTAGCGATTAATGTCCTTAAACAGGTCAATATCAAAGAGTTTCAAAGCAATACTAAACAGGCGATCGCATCGGTAATGGAAGGAGAGTTAGATGGGTAA
- the sbcD gene encoding exonuclease subunit SbcD: MIKILHLSDIHIGSGFSHGRINPETGLNTRLEDFVKTLSLCIDKAINEPVDLVLFGGDAFPDATPPPYVQEAFAAQFRRLADADIPTVLLVGNHDQHSQGNGGASLCIYRTLAVPGFIVGDSLEVHKILTKNGWIQVITLPWLTRSTLLTRPETEGLSLEEINYLLIEKLEPALEGEIRQLDPNLPTVLLGHLMVDRATLGAERLLAVGKGFTVPISLLSRPEFDYVALGHVHKHQNLNKDNNPPIVYPGSIERVDFSEEKEDKGFVLIEIEKGRVNWEFCSLPVRRFCTMEIDVSTQADPEASILKYLAKKDIKDAVVRLIYKIRSEQLDLVNTATIQEALKAAHSYTIRPELVSQLARPRLPELGVGSNLGPIDALKTYLNNREDLKDIELELLEAAQKLLEGVSPKWEDLETPENASTKNQLTLLEF; the protein is encoded by the coding sequence ATGATTAAAATTTTACACCTATCAGATATTCATATCGGCAGTGGTTTTTCTCACGGGCGCATTAACCCAGAAACCGGCTTAAATACCCGGTTAGAAGATTTTGTTAAAACCTTAAGTTTGTGTATCGACAAAGCCATTAATGAGCCAGTAGATTTAGTATTATTTGGCGGCGATGCCTTCCCGGATGCCACACCCCCTCCCTATGTTCAAGAAGCATTCGCGGCTCAATTTCGTCGTCTTGCTGATGCTGATATTCCTACCGTTTTATTAGTGGGAAATCACGATCAACATTCTCAAGGAAATGGGGGCGCTAGTCTATGTATTTATCGTACCCTAGCTGTCCCTGGGTTTATCGTGGGAGATAGTTTAGAAGTCCACAAAATTTTGACGAAAAATGGATGGATTCAAGTGATTACTCTTCCCTGGTTAACCCGTTCAACACTCCTGACTCGTCCTGAAACAGAGGGGTTATCTTTAGAAGAAATTAATTATTTATTAATCGAAAAACTCGAACCCGCTTTAGAAGGAGAAATTCGTCAACTTGACCCGAATTTACCGACGGTTTTATTAGGGCATTTAATGGTAGATCGGGCCACGTTAGGCGCGGAACGTTTATTAGCAGTGGGAAAAGGTTTTACTGTGCCGATATCGCTTTTAAGTCGTCCAGAATTTGATTATGTGGCTTTAGGCCATGTTCACAAACATCAAAATCTTAATAAAGATAATAACCCGCCGATTGTTTATCCGGGTAGTATTGAACGAGTGGATTTTAGTGAAGAAAAAGAAGATAAAGGTTTTGTGTTAATTGAAATAGAAAAAGGTCGGGTAAACTGGGAATTTTGCTCTTTGCCGGTGCGGCGTTTTTGTACGATGGAAATTGATGTTTCTACACAAGCAGATCCAGAAGCATCGATTTTAAAATACCTGGCCAAAAAAGACATTAAAGATGCGGTCGTGAGACTGATTTATAAGATTCGTTCAGAACAACTGGATCTCGTTAATACCGCAACCATTCAAGAAGCTTTAAAAGCGGCTCATAGTTATACCATCCGTCCTGAATTAGTCAGTCAATTGGCTCGTCCTCGCTTACCTGAGTTAGGCGTGGGAAGTAATTTAGGCCCCATAGATGCTTTGAAAACTTATCTCAATAATCGTGAAGACCTTAAAGATATTGAATTAGAATTATTAGAAGCGGCTCAAAAATTGTTAGAGGGAGTCTCCCCTAAGTGGGAAGATTTAGAAACGCCCGAAAACGCCTCAACTAAAAATCAATTAACTCTCTTAGAATTTTGA
- a CDS encoding HEAT repeat domain-containing protein, translating into MVSTEKVKGLIQEVEGADSSDKLLDAVKALAAVRHEAAIPTLIDVLRYNNPGAAVAAVDGLIDIGQAAVTPLLDNLDGYNYGARAWATRALAGIGDPRALGLLVEAAITDFSLSVRRAAARGLGNIIWSKVPDEEIESKQKQVLDTLLQVAQDPEWVVRYAAVVGLQNLALSVVSSNSGLVQQIIGQFSEMSINDPEIAVRARVKMALEGIGNRGREKEEKLMTNN; encoded by the coding sequence ATGGTCAGCACCGAAAAAGTCAAAGGATTAATTCAAGAGGTTGAGGGAGCCGACTCTTCTGATAAACTTTTAGATGCCGTTAAAGCATTAGCTGCGGTACGCCACGAGGCAGCTATTCCTACCTTAATTGATGTATTGAGATACAACAACCCCGGAGCCGCCGTAGCCGCAGTCGATGGTTTAATAGACATCGGTCAAGCGGCTGTTACCCCACTTTTAGACAACCTGGATGGTTATAATTATGGTGCTAGAGCTTGGGCCACTCGTGCTTTAGCCGGTATTGGCGATCCTCGTGCTTTAGGTCTTCTCGTAGAAGCCGCCATAACAGATTTTTCTTTAAGTGTACGCCGCGCTGCGGCTAGAGGGTTAGGGAATATTATTTGGTCAAAAGTTCCTGATGAGGAGATAGAATCAAAACAAAAACAAGTCTTAGATACCCTTTTACAAGTAGCTCAAGATCCTGAATGGGTAGTTCGTTATGCGGCTGTTGTTGGGTTGCAAAATTTAGCCTTATCGGTGGTTTCTTCTAATTCAGGACTGGTACAACAAATTATTGGACAATTCAGTGAAATGAGCATTAATGATCCAGAAATTGCCGTGCGTGCTAGAGTCAAAATGGCTTTGGAGGGAATAGGCAATAGAGGAAGGGAGAAAGAGGAAAAATTAATGACTAATAACTAA
- a CDS encoding pentapeptide repeat-containing protein yields MVPNRNRMSLYQDAKASFKSLVGQSVIVFVGLIVMLLLTGRKPSGFIVGLSFVVGVGFVAWSEARRLTEFESAEEPEDLEPPQRQQTQTVKPSTVKELLRLCQLDKSRIDVNQQSILRVLLSKNISDKELQRLTLEVVQADQANFVKLAEIAGLSLAEDLKGANLSCANLSGVNLSGAYLIGAYLIGADLIGADLSCAILSGADLSRAILSGADLSCAILSGAYLGGANLSGANLFDAYLFDAYLGGADLSGVNVENAQFGDNEGIDEILKQDLIRRGAIFIDSPGYRSRVTTSR; encoded by the coding sequence ATGGTTCCCAACCGTAACAGGATGAGTTTATATCAGGATGCTAAGGCGAGTTTTAAGTCATTAGTTGGGCAAAGTGTGATCGTCTTTGTTGGGTTGATCGTGATGTTGCTGTTGACGGGTAGGAAACCTTCAGGGTTTATTGTGGGGTTAAGTTTTGTTGTAGGAGTAGGGTTTGTTGCTTGGAGTGAAGCTAGACGGTTAACAGAGTTTGAGTCGGCAGAGGAACCAGAAGATTTAGAGCCGCCTCAAAGACAACAGACGCAAACTGTCAAACCTTCAACTGTAAAAGAACTTTTAAGGTTATGCCAGTTAGATAAGTCACGTATTGATGTTAATCAACAATCAATTTTGAGAGTGCTTTTATCTAAAAATATTTCTGATAAAGAACTTCAAAGACTAACTCTAGAGGTGGTACAAGCTGATCAAGCCAATTTTGTAAAGTTGGCTGAGATTGCCGGTTTAAGTTTAGCTGAAGATTTAAAAGGTGCTAACCTCAGCTGTGCTAACCTCAGCGGTGTTAACCTCAGCGGTGCTTACCTGATCGGTGCTTACCTGATCGGTGCTGACCTGATCGGTGCTGACCTCAGCTGTGCTATCCTCAGCGGTGCTGACCTCAGCCGTGCTATCCTCAGCGGTGCTGACCTCAGCTGTGCTATCCTCAGCGGTGCTTACCTCGGCGGTGCTAACCTCAGCGGTGCTAACCTCTTCGATGCTTACCTCTTCGATGCTTACCTCGGCGGTGCTGACCTTAGCGGCGTAAATGTTGAAAATGCTCAATTTGGCGACAATGAAGGAATTGACGAAATCTTAAAACAAGATTTAATTAGAAGAGGAGCAATATTTATAGATTCGCCCGGCTATCGCTCTAGGGTCACAACTTCACGATAA
- a CDS encoding type II toxin-antitoxin system HicB family antitoxin: MKIRYELIIYWSEEDQAFIVEVPELAGCMADGETYQEAVQNAEIIIKQWIETAQELGREIPKPKGKLMLA, encoded by the coding sequence ATGAAAATTCGCTATGAACTGATTATTTATTGGAGTGAAGAAGATCAAGCCTTTATCGTTGAAGTTCCCGAATTAGCAGGATGTATGGCAGATGGAGAAACTTATCAAGAAGCGGTACAAAATGCCGAGATAATTATTAAACAATGGATTGAAACGGCTCAAGAATTAGGCCGAGAAATTCCTAAACCAAAAGGAAAACTAATGTTGGCTTAG
- a CDS encoding M1 family metallopeptidase, with translation MLNTYFDSEDNNRKPFELPGAKPHYNPDRPGQVNHIFLDLSLNIPNKSFQGTCTIRLTPVRRGITQLTLDAVKLQIESVLVDSVSQPYDYDGNQLIINLLNPTEERPINIAINYQAIQPQRGLYFVGPEEYYPHKPVQVWTQGEDEDSRFWFPCFDYPGQLATSEIRVKVPKYYLAISNGELIHTEEVGEEKIYHWLQKQVHPTYLMTLAVGDFAEMRDQWHDVPVLYYVQKGREEDGWRSMSKTPRMIDFFSQKFGYRYPFPKYAQVCVDDFIFGGMENTSTTLLTDRCLLDQRAAIDNRSTESLVAHELAHQWFGDLVVIKHWSHAWIKEGMASYSEVLWTEQEYGPDEAAYYLLGEARSYLEEDASRYRRPIVTHVYREAIELYDRHLYEKGACVYHIIRTVLGDELFYKAIHTFVNDNAHSTVETIDLLRAIDKATGYNLSFIFDQYVFRGGHPDLKIAYSWDGDSKLVKLTVTQTQAKDNEKELFDLKIPVGFGYLKHKDDTEKIKLKTYTFRLHEKEQTFYIPRKKKPDFISFDVGNNFLKTVELDYPLSELIAQLKYDPDPISRIYAAITIAKKGGLEAIDALSESLRTDRFWGVRFEVAKQLGKIQLTQAATALIKGLEDENAKVRRAVIEALGEIKTFQTYETVKEFLCRGDASYYTEASAARVLGGMVSGNLKEKEGEVIDVLRWILHERGGWNEVVRSGAIGGLSQLKTSPVAADLILEYTKPGVPQALRLSAIRALGAVSTGQTPDKLATILEQLEILSQEGFFLIQVAVANALGQMETPKAMGILQSLAEQTPDGRVRRLAEEAIENVRKNLGSDKAIKELREELDQMKQENQDLKSRVLKLETKGKK, from the coding sequence ATGTTAAACACCTATTTCGACAGCGAAGACAACAACCGTAAACCCTTTGAACTCCCAGGCGCGAAACCCCACTACAACCCTGATCGCCCTGGACAAGTTAATCATATTTTTTTAGACTTATCTTTAAATATTCCTAATAAAAGTTTTCAAGGAACTTGTACCATTAGGCTGACTCCTGTTCGCCGGGGAATTACTCAATTAACGCTAGATGCGGTCAAGTTACAAATAGAATCGGTTTTGGTCGATAGTGTGAGTCAACCCTATGATTATGATGGAAATCAGTTAATCATTAATCTGCTTAACCCCACCGAAGAAAGACCTATTAATATTGCTATTAATTACCAAGCTATTCAACCTCAGCGCGGCTTATATTTTGTCGGTCCAGAAGAATATTATCCCCATAAACCGGTTCAAGTTTGGACTCAAGGAGAGGATGAAGACTCTAGGTTTTGGTTTCCCTGTTTTGATTATCCCGGACAACTAGCCACTTCAGAAATTCGCGTAAAAGTTCCTAAATACTATTTAGCCATTTCTAATGGGGAATTGATCCACACTGAAGAAGTCGGAGAAGAAAAAATTTACCATTGGCTACAAAAGCAAGTGCATCCTACCTATTTGATGACTTTAGCGGTGGGAGATTTTGCCGAAATGCGAGATCAATGGCATGATGTCCCGGTTCTCTACTACGTGCAAAAAGGCCGAGAAGAAGATGGGTGGCGGAGTATGTCGAAAACGCCGCGCATGATCGACTTTTTTAGTCAAAAGTTTGGCTATCGTTATCCCTTTCCTAAATATGCTCAAGTTTGCGTGGATGATTTTATCTTTGGGGGAATGGAAAATACTTCTACCACCTTACTCACTGATCGCTGTTTATTGGATCAAAGAGCCGCTATTGATAACCGTAGCACAGAAAGTTTAGTGGCTCATGAATTGGCTCATCAATGGTTCGGGGACTTGGTCGTTATTAAACATTGGTCCCATGCTTGGATTAAAGAGGGAATGGCTTCTTATTCTGAGGTATTATGGACAGAGCAGGAATATGGTCCAGATGAAGCGGCTTATTATTTATTAGGAGAAGCGAGAAGTTATTTAGAGGAAGATGCTTCGCGTTATCGTCGCCCTATTGTGACTCATGTTTATCGAGAAGCCATCGAACTTTATGACCGTCATTTGTATGAAAAGGGCGCTTGTGTTTATCATATCATTCGCACAGTTTTAGGGGATGAATTATTTTATAAAGCGATTCATACTTTTGTGAATGATAACGCTCACTCTACCGTAGAAACCATAGATTTATTGAGAGCGATCGATAAAGCCACCGGCTATAATCTTTCTTTCATTTTTGATCAATATGTTTTTCGCGGAGGACATCCCGATTTAAAAATTGCCTATTCTTGGGATGGAGATAGTAAATTAGTTAAGTTAACGGTGACTCAAACTCAAGCCAAAGATAACGAAAAAGAATTATTTGATCTAAAAATACCGGTGGGCTTTGGCTATCTTAAACACAAAGACGATACCGAAAAAATCAAACTCAAAACTTATACATTTCGCCTCCATGAAAAAGAACAAACTTTTTATATTCCCCGCAAGAAAAAACCCGATTTTATCAGTTTTGATGTGGGCAATAATTTCTTAAAAACGGTTGAGTTAGACTATCCCCTATCAGAACTCATAGCACAGTTAAAATATGACCCTGATCCCATCTCTCGGATCTATGCAGCCATTACTATTGCTAAAAAAGGAGGGCTAGAAGCCATTGACGCGCTATCTGAATCTCTGAGAACAGATCGATTTTGGGGAGTTCGTTTTGAGGTCGCTAAACAGTTAGGAAAAATACAACTCACTCAAGCGGCAACGGCTTTAATTAAGGGCTTAGAAGATGAGAATGCCAAAGTTCGCCGCGCTGTAATAGAAGCATTAGGAGAGATAAAAACCTTTCAAACTTATGAAACGGTAAAAGAATTTTTGTGTCGAGGTGATGCGAGTTATTATACAGAAGCATCGGCCGCGCGAGTTTTAGGTGGGATGGTTTCTGGCAATTTAAAAGAGAAAGAAGGAGAAGTGATTGATGTATTAAGATGGATTTTACATGAACGGGGCGGATGGAATGAAGTAGTAAGGTCCGGTGCTATTGGCGGGTTAAGTCAATTGAAAACGTCTCCGGTGGCGGCTGACTTGATTTTAGAATATACAAAACCCGGTGTTCCTCAAGCTTTACGGTTATCGGCTATTCGCGCTTTAGGGGCTGTTTCTACGGGTCAAACTCCCGATAAATTAGCAACCATTTTAGAGCAATTAGAGATTCTTTCTCAAGAAGGCTTTTTCTTAATTCAAGTGGCAGTGGCCAATGCTTTAGGACAAATGGAAACCCCAAAAGCGATGGGAATTTTACAATCTTTAGCCGAACAAACCCCAGATGGAAGAGTTCGCCGCCTGGCTGAGGAAGCGATAGAAAATGTACGGAAAAATTTAGGTTCTGATAAGGCAATTAAGGAGTTACGGGAGGAATTAGATCAGATGAAACAGGAAAATCAAGACCTAAAAAGCCGGGTGTTGAAGTTAGAAACTAAGGGAAAAAAATAG
- the chlP gene encoding geranylgeranyl reductase has translation MVLRVAVVGSGPAGSSAAETLAKAGIETYLFERKLDNAKPCGGAIPLCMVSEFDLPPEIIDRRVRKMKMISPSNIEVDINLDNQEEYIGMCRREVLDGYMRNRAAKLGATLINATVYKLDIPTNNTDPYTIHYADHSDGSIEGIKKTLKVDVVIGADGANSRIAKAIDAGDYNYAIAFQERIRLPQDKMAYYEDMAEMYVGKDVSPDFYAWVFPKYDHVAVGTGTMKVNKAMIKDLQAGIRTRAARKLEGGEIIKVEAHPIPEHPRPRRVVGRVALVGDAAGTVTKSSGEGIYFAAKSARMCAETIVETSNGGQRIPTEDDLKLYLKRWDKKYGMTYLVLDILQRVFYRSDAAREAFVEMCSDKDVQRLTFDSYLYKTVVPANPLIQMKITAKTIGSLLRGYALAP, from the coding sequence TTGGTGTTAAGGGTTGCTGTTGTTGGTTCAGGTCCGGCCGGCTCCTCGGCGGCGGAAACACTAGCTAAAGCTGGAATTGAAACTTATCTGTTTGAACGGAAGCTAGATAATGCTAAACCCTGCGGTGGGGCTATTCCCCTGTGCATGGTGAGCGAATTTGATCTCCCGCCGGAAATTATTGATAGACGGGTGAGAAAGATGAAAATGATCTCCCCCTCTAATATTGAAGTTGACATAAATCTAGATAACCAAGAAGAATATATAGGAATGTGTCGTCGGGAAGTCCTCGATGGCTATATGCGTAACCGCGCGGCTAAATTAGGGGCGACCTTAATCAATGCAACGGTTTATAAATTAGATATCCCCACTAATAATACAGACCCTTATACCATTCATTACGCGGATCACTCCGATGGCAGTATAGAAGGGATTAAGAAAACCCTAAAAGTCGATGTGGTTATTGGTGCAGATGGGGCAAATTCTCGCATCGCCAAGGCCATTGATGCAGGAGACTATAATTATGCGATCGCTTTTCAAGAACGCATTCGTCTGCCTCAAGATAAAATGGCCTATTACGAAGACATGGCAGAAATGTATGTCGGAAAAGATGTTTCTCCTGACTTTTACGCTTGGGTATTCCCCAAATATGACCACGTGGCCGTTGGAACCGGCACCATGAAGGTTAATAAGGCCATGATTAAAGATTTGCAAGCCGGCATTCGTACCCGCGCCGCTCGCAAATTAGAAGGCGGAGAGATTATTAAAGTTGAGGCACACCCGATCCCAGAACATCCCCGTCCTCGTCGTGTGGTTGGGCGCGTGGCGTTAGTGGGGGATGCTGCGGGTACTGTAACGAAGTCTTCTGGAGAAGGGATCTACTTTGCGGCGAAGTCGGCGCGGATGTGTGCTGAAACCATTGTGGAAACCTCTAACGGCGGACAGCGCATTCCTACCGAAGATGACCTCAAGCTTTATCTCAAGCGTTGGGATAAGAAATATGGCATGACTTACCTTGTCCTAGATATTTTACAACGGGTTTTCTATCGGTCTGATGCCGCCCGGGAAGCTTTTGTAGAAATGTGTTCGGATAAGGATGTTCAACGTTTAACCTTTGACAGTTATCTATATAAGACTGTTGTGCCGGCTAACCCCCTCATTCAAATGAAAATTACTGCCAAAACCATTGGTAGTTTACTACGGGGTTATGCGTTAGCACCTTAG